From one Spiroplasma endosymbiont of Panorpa germanica genomic stretch:
- a CDS encoding TIGR00282 family metallophosphoesterase, with product MKVLMIGDIYASKGREMIEKYLLKFKESNNIDLVIGNGENVTHGKSISEKHFLELIKNGVDIVTSGNHIFKNSEVIDYIDNYSNLLKPLNMNPFTPGPGSIVVNCLNKKVRVTNLIGRSFMDPAENPYQAFDELIQNSAPCDIHLVDFHGEASAEKMAFAWNYDGKITALVGTHTHVQTADEMILPKGTGYITDLGMTGPINSIIGVEPEDVIRKEKTGLPSRFKPAKGAGQFCGVIININDNNEVLALNRVFVRE from the coding sequence ATGAAAGTTTTAATGATTGGAGATATTTATGCTTCAAAAGGTCGCGAAATGATTGAAAAATATTTGCTTAAATTTAAGGAAAGTAATAATATAGATTTAGTAATTGGTAACGGAGAGAATGTAACTCACGGTAAGTCAATTTCAGAAAAACATTTTTTGGAATTAATTAAAAATGGTGTGGACATTGTCACATCAGGTAACCATATTTTCAAAAATAGTGAAGTTATTGATTATATTGATAATTACTCAAATCTTTTAAAACCTTTAAATATGAATCCCTTCACACCTGGACCAGGTTCAATTGTTGTTAATTGTTTAAATAAAAAAGTGAGAGTCACAAATCTAATTGGTCGTAGTTTCATGGATCCAGCAGAAAATCCATATCAAGCTTTTGATGAATTAATCCAAAATTCAGCTCCTTGCGATATTCATTTAGTAGATTTCCACGGTGAAGCTAGTGCTGAGAAAATGGCTTTTGCTTGAAACTATGATGGTAAAATTACAGCTCTAGTTGGAACACATACTCACGTTCAAACAGCAGATGAAATGATATTGCCAAAAGGAACTGGATACATAACTGACTTGGGAATGACAGGTCCAATAAACTCAATTATTGGAGTCGAACCTGAAGATGTTATTAGAAAAGAAAAAACAGGTCTTCCGAGTCGCTTTAAGCCAGCTAAGGGTGCTGGTCAATTTTGTGGAGTTATTATTAATATTAATGACAATAATGAGGTTTTAGCTTTAAACCGAGTTTTTGTAAGAGAATAA
- the ylxM gene encoding YlxM family DNA-binding protein — protein sequence MNNFEKNDFVVELFDIYKEFLTSKQKKYFEFYFFEDFSLQEIAEEHEISRAAVFDSIKNAIKLLEECEQKIGSLNLLKNLQNIINQYKDNDNLVVQEILKKIEKEI from the coding sequence GTGAATAATTTTGAGAAAAATGATTTTGTAGTTGAGCTTTTTGATATTTACAAAGAGTTTTTAACTTCAAAGCAAAAAAAATATTTTGAATTTTATTTCTTTGAGGACTTTTCTTTACAAGAAATTGCCGAAGAGCACGAAATTTCACGAGCAGCAGTTTTTGATAGCATTAAAAATGCCATTAAATTACTAGAAGAGTGTGAGCAAAAAATAGGTTCATTGAATTTACTCAAAAATTTACAAAACATCATCAATCAGTACAAGGATAATGACAATTTGGTTGTCCAAGAAATTTTAAAAAAAATTGAGAAGGAGATTTAA
- the ftsY gene encoding signal recognition particle-docking protein FtsY, which yields MGFWQNLKDKREQKKKDKIKHREIKKSLSFSKDIKKLSKKYKEADSEFFEELENILISTDMGMGMVVKISNAVQKKVKRKDSFQDIKEILIEELYDAYVDSGKFKSELNFVKGRLNIFMMVGVNGTGKTTSLAKIANFYAKNNNKVLIAAADTFRAGAGEQLQEWVDNRLSGVDLIRGKKVNQDPASVVFDALEKAENEKYDLLLIDTAGRLQNKEHLMRELEKMQNIIERKYKNTPHERLLVIDATTGQNGVSQAKAFSETTNVTGIILTKMDGTSKGGIALAIKDLLNIPVKMIGVGEQIDDIEPFDVDDYVYYLAADFMDDDSE from the coding sequence ATGGGTTTTTGACAGAATTTAAAGGATAAAAGAGAACAAAAGAAAAAAGATAAAATTAAACATCGCGAAATTAAAAAAAGTTTAAGTTTTTCAAAAGACATCAAAAAACTTTCAAAGAAATATAAAGAGGCAGATAGCGAATTCTTTGAAGAATTGGAAAATATCTTAATTTCCACTGATATGGGAATGGGAATGGTTGTGAAAATATCTAACGCGGTTCAAAAGAAAGTTAAACGTAAAGACAGTTTCCAAGATATTAAAGAAATTTTAATTGAAGAATTATATGATGCCTATGTTGACTCAGGGAAGTTTAAATCAGAATTAAACTTTGTTAAAGGACGTTTGAACATATTTATGATGGTTGGGGTTAATGGTACGGGAAAAACCACTAGTTTAGCTAAAATCGCCAACTTTTATGCTAAAAACAATAATAAAGTTTTAATTGCGGCAGCAGATACTTTTCGTGCTGGAGCTGGAGAACAATTACAAGAGTGAGTTGATAATAGGTTAAGTGGTGTTGATTTAATTAGAGGTAAAAAAGTTAACCAAGATCCAGCTAGCGTGGTTTTTGATGCCCTGGAAAAAGCTGAAAATGAAAAATATGACTTACTATTAATTGATACTGCGGGTCGTTTACAAAATAAAGAACATCTAATGAGAGAGTTAGAAAAAATGCAAAATATCATTGAGCGTAAATATAAAAACACACCTCATGAACGCCTTTTAGTTATTGATGCAACCACGGGACAAAATGGAGTTTCTCAAGCTAAAGCTTTTTCTGAAACCACTAATGTGACAGGAATTATTTTAACCAAAATGGATGGAACTAGCAAGGGTGGAATTGCACTGGCAATCAAAGACTTACTAAATATTCCAGTTAAAATGATTGGTGTTGGTGAACAAATTGATGATATTGAACCATTTGATGTTGATGACTATGTTTATTATTTAGCTGCTGACTTTATGGATGATGATAGTGAATAA